Proteins encoded in a region of the Zea mays cultivar B73 chromosome 2, Zm-B73-REFERENCE-NAM-5.0, whole genome shotgun sequence genome:
- the LOC100280825 gene encoding uncharacterized LOC100280825 encodes MSHISFLRVCSYIKDNKLQDPTNNNILKCDEKLKTILLGRSKATPSELPMIVHCLAVADCFPPLVPASQQNFNLWISFFT; translated from the exons ATGTCACATATCTCCTTCCTCCGTGTCTGCTCGTACATCAAGGACAACAAACTTCAG GACCCAACGAATAATAACATTCTGAAGTGTGATGAGAAGCTGAAGACCATATTATTGGGCAGGTCCAAAGCGACACCGTCTGAACTCCCAATGATT GTACATTGCTTGGCGGTTGCCGATTGTTTTCCCCCTTTGGTGCCAGCTTCCCAGCAAAACTTCAACCTTTGGATCTCATTCTTCACGTAG
- the LOC103646471 gene encoding histone H3.2, with product MPDPDTRILQSALAAAADGSRSVDCSLLYAPLRMARTKQTARKSTGGKAPRKQLATKAARKSAPATGGVKKPHRFRPGTVALREIRKYQKSTELLIRKLPFQRLVREIAQDFKTDLRFQSSAVAALQEAAEAYLVGLFEDTNLCAIHAKRVTIMPKDIQLARRIRGERA from the coding sequence ATGCCCGATCCAGACACGCGAATCCTCCaatctgcccttgccgccgccgccgacggatcCAGGTCTGTAGACTGCTCACTCCTCTACGCTCCGCTCCGAATGGCCCGCAcgaagcagacggcgcgcaagtcGACCGGCGGCAAGGCGCCGCGGAAGCAGCTGGCCACCAAGGCGGCGCGCAAGTCGGCCCCGGCCACGGGCGGCGTGAAGAAGCCGCACCGCTTCCGCCCCGGCACCGTCGCGCTCCGCGAGATCCGCAAGTACCAGAAGAGCACTGAGCTGCTCATCCGCAAGCTCCCCTTCCAGCGCCTGGTCCGCGAGATCGCGCAGGACTTCAAGACGGACCTGCGGTTCCAGTCGTCGGCGGTGGCGGCGCTGCAGGAGGCCGCGGAGGCGTACCTGGTGGGGCTCTTCGAGGACACCAACCTCTGCGCCATCCACGCCAAGAGGGTCACCATCATGCCCAAGGACATCCAGCTCGCCCGCCGCATCAGGGGCGAGAGGGCTTGA